Part of the Sarcophilus harrisii chromosome X, mSarHar1.11, whole genome shotgun sequence genome is shown below.
TCTTCTCCAAGCTGCTATAATGTCAGGTTTTTTTCCCTAGGTCAGATTTGAAGGGCCTGTGTGCATTCAGTTACCAATTGTTATCCTGTAGGCCAAGAAAGCATCATTCTGTTTCTAGGATGAGGAGATGTCAGGATGGAAGACTGTGACATCACTGATACTGCCTATGTCAGACCTCTATGAGAGAAGGTTCTAGAAGGTTCCCTCCTCTAGGATATAAGGCCAGCCAGAGCTGGTGTTGGCTCATTCCGAGCAACGGGAGAAATAGGAACTGAGAGAGAAAAGGCAAGAGCAGCCCCGAGCCAGGGGTTTCCCTGGCTCTTATGAAGGCTGTCAGAAAGAAAAACTCCTGAAGGGAAGAAAGCAGGAGGTAGAACCCTTAAGGTTCACAGACAGGGGCCAAGTCCCTCTGTCCTTACCAGGACTTAGTGTATTGGTTATATAGGAAGAAAACTTTGGAATCAAGGTCGTGGCAGAGGAGAAGAGGACCAAGAGAAAAGTGTGGAGGTGAAAGAGCTGCTATCTACTCAGGTCAAAGCGTAGCTGCAGGACAACAGAGACCAAGCGGAGAACACATCTTGAAAGGACAAGTAAGCCCACGACTCGGATCTCCTAAGGACTCGGAGGTGAGAGGGTAAGGACTCTAAGCTACCTAGATCCTCCACAACCTCTCCTTTTTGCCATGCATTTCTGCCTGCTGGTGTTCCTGTGTCTCAGTCTCATCTTCATCCAGGCCCCAACGACAGCAGCCAAGACATGCTACTACTGTGATACCATAGAAGTGGGTTATTGCACAGGAATCCCAGATGACTGTGAAGAAGAACAAGAATGCTACACCGGACTGGGCCTGGCCCCGCTGTTCCCCGGGATAACCCAAAAGGGTTGTGTGGCACCAAGGGTCTGTGGGGAGGAGCGGTCCGTGACCTACATGGGAATTCATTATATGCTCACCATCTACTGCTGCGAAGGTGAACTGTGCAATGGCGAATCGGCTGTCACCATTCAGACTCAATCCAACAGTGCCAACACCGACCCCAAGACCACGCCTGCCAATAACACCACAGGCACCAGCACCACTGCTGCTATCACCATGGCTGCTGTGGTAGTGATCACCGGGCTCCTGATGGCACTGTTCATCTGCTACATGCTGTGATCCGAAGGAAGGGAAAGATCGCTTCCATGCTACTAACCACACATTGGCTGTGTCATCTTCTCAGGAATTTTCCTTACTAATATTAAAGTGGTTAGAGGCAAAATGTATGTTGTCTTGAGTCGTGTTTGGGGGTGGTTGAGGGGGTACATTCCAAAACTAGAGGAACCTAGAATGTTGTTCTCCACAGAACAGCATAAACTTTCTGACTCCCTACACACCCTGCCCGTAACATGGCGCCGTTGCTTCTTCTTACATCGGTTGGGGTCTCAAGTCCTGAGGTTATGGGGAAGGGGGTTAGGCACACTTTAAAGTTGACTTGCCCATtcggtcatgtctgacttttcctAGCCCCATTtgggtatttttttctctttttctgtttatttaaaaaaaacataaaaaaaacaaaaaacaaactagaacagaacattgtcatatgctcagcagaacatcagggaggattcaaaatatctaacaataaacttgcAATTCAAGAGAGGATAAATAATAGTACAAGAAATTGTATCTGTGAGTGTCTAtgctttctttacttccttgtagggtGTTCTTTTGCTCCCTGTTGTgcattttttattgtattctttttttgcCCCTTTATTCTCCTCCTTACCTTCCCCAAGCAGGCTaaagttaagcacagatatatttaatagatacacacacacacacacacacacacacacactcacacccatCCATAGACCTATCTCTGATTACTCTTGTACTTTACTTCTGTTTCTTAACctatcttgctattacttaacctccccccacccatggatctctcctttctcttctttccccacccTCTGCTTCCCCCTCCATTCACCCTCCCCActgatttctttatagattttggagggtgctataccatacctttcatggtatatatgtagtgttgcctatttaacccattcctaaaGTCAGTAGGATTTCAGAAGTAGGAgccctcctcccctttctaatGTCTCTGAGTCTCTTCTTCCTCgacatctcatttgtataaatccttcttttgagctatccaattactgatatcaatcttaaacatagAGTCTACATGTCTAGATAAAagtataaacaatttgtccacatTATGTTCCCCAAAATTAACTTTGGATATTcgctcttatattttaaattttctttaatttaatgtttaattcattcattttattaattattaaattatataatttgataattatcaatattaatacattcatttaattaaattaa
Proteins encoded:
- the LOC105751129 gene encoding sperm acrosome membrane-associated protein 4-like produces the protein MHFCLLVFLCLSLIFIQAPTTAAKTCYYCDTIEVGYCTGIPDDCEEEQECYTGLGLAPLFPGITQKGCVAPRVCGEERSVTYMGIHYMLTIYCCEGELCNGESAVTIQTQSNSANTDPKTTPANNTTGTSTTAAITMAAVVVITGLLMALFICYML